Within the Miscanthus floridulus cultivar M001 chromosome 2, ASM1932011v1, whole genome shotgun sequence genome, the region TCATGCAAACGCTTAGTGTTCCAAATCGTTTTAGAATCAGACTGCACCTTGGACATACCCTCTTAACTCATATGAACACACGAGAGGGGTCCATTAGTCTCTACTATGTACGACTTTGGGCCAAGAAACCTTTCTTGTTTTAGCATTAGACTAGCAAACATACTCTGTGCGCTAAAAATAAAGCTATCAAATGTGGATAATGAGAACAGGTAATACGTCCCCTTTCTATGAAATTTAAGGGCTGCAATTTATTAATTATtgttgtgtgtgtgtatatatgttATATATTATTCTATGATGACTATGACATCACAGTTTAAGTTAATGTTGACAACTTACTAAGTTTGTATCAAATTAAAATGCAACTTTGAGGAATTTTTTCTCTTGTTTCAATTTCAAAGAACAGATATATTTGCTCGTAAAATATGTCATAATTTAAATTTTCATGCTATGTATGCGTTGATACAACTCAATATTAAGTTATGTAACTTACTTTGAAGACCCATAAAATCAATTCTAATATCTGGTCAAGTCAGTAAAAAGTTATCTGTTGACGTATCAAGAACTAATCAATTTGCTCATGATTATAGTGGGAAAGTTCTCTTTGATTTTCCACGTGGTGGCTCTCTCATGGATTACACTGGTATATATGCGTAGGGAGTAGAGAAAAAAATATTTAGACTGGATGGTTCAACAAACATTAGAAAATAGATATATAGATAAGATAGAGGTTATCGGATGTCTCCAAAGAGACGATAGAGATAGAGATTAGACCAGAGAAAAACAATAATCCGTCGCAGAAAATAAGTTTTGAAACATCGCAGGAAATAAGTAATAACTAGCCAATATCCCGCGCGGTGTCGCGGTGTGccaaagacaacaattagtatAGATAATATATTTTTGGATAGCTATGCAATGTATATTCGTGGTTTGTGACATTATAAAAACATGTACGGAAACTTTTGGGGTGGTTACCTGTTATGAGTTCACAGAGAACAAAGAGTTGAACTCAAATAGTGGCTGAAAAGATTGATGGGACTCTGAAATTATTTTAATTTTGTAGACAACCGATGAAACTATAAAGTGACGGATTTGAACACTTTTGTATGGAAAACCAAGCAAAATATTCCTTTATTATAAGTACTTTGGAAAATATCATTCATAAAAGTGTTAGGTGCTCTAGATGGTAAGTATTTACACCATTGAAAGAATATGTATGTGAAAAACCTTTCGTGCACAATGACACTGGATAAACTGCAATGCAAAGTAGATATCAAGTGGAATTTAAGGTTTCACGGATTTAAGGCGTCAGCGAGGGCAAAAGTTTGGTGACACACTCCAGATTTGAGAGGTATGGAAAGTAAGCCTCACTTTCATTCAGCCAGACCATTTAGGCATGATGTATAAAGCAGTATATCAGGGGGTGTTGTCAGGTATTTACACCAAAAAATGGTGAAGCCTGAAAAGTGTTTAAAAATGCAGAATTATCGAAGGACATTGGAAGTTTAGGCAAACGAACCTCTGGTTGGCATTAGCGACTGTTCCACTTAGTCATCGCTGGCTAAGGTGAACCTATTCAAAGTCACTGCTCCATTTACCAACAAATAAACCCTGGAGGAACATTACGATAGCACAACCACCTCATGGAATTGGGTCAGCATATATGGCTGCATAGTCAAAACTCATTACCACCAGATTAGCTCTGAATGCAAAGACGATACGAACCATGAATTCACCAACAAATTGATGCAGTTCCTGCTTCTGTATCATCCCTTCTATTTCATCTGTTTAGCTATTTTATTCTTCAAGGGATAAGCAAAATAGAGTGAAGTAAAATGTAGATCCAAGCAACCAACCTGACAGAAAATATAATGGTGGACTTTGGCCGATGGCGTGGTTTTAGGGGGGCCAACATTTATTTTTGCCGGGCGCTGTGTTTACCAGGAAGAGGGAGACGGAACGTTCGAGCAGGCACTGGGCGCTGTATTTTTGGGAAGAAGCAGACCGAATGTTCGAGCAGGTACGTCTGAACTTGGGGATCGAGCCATAGCTCGAGCGGTAAATGCTGCAGGTGGTGGAGCGGCCGCTCGTAGGTTCGAGCTCTCGACTCACGTTTTCCATCTGGTTTTTTCCCTAATATTTATAGGTCCTGCACATTTGCGTGGCACTATAATAGGACTAATGATGTTATAATGGGACTACGACGTGTGTCTTTATCGGGACTACGACGTGTGTCTTCATCTACGAGGCTTGTGTACTACGACGTGTGTCTTCATCTACGAGGCTTGTGTGACTTCGCTAATCTCTAGAAAGACGTTCGAGGTATATAGATTAAGTGTGTTCTGTAGTGTACAGATAATACAACTCGCTAAAAAAATAGGTATGTCTGAACTTTGGTGGAGGAGGAAAACGAACGATTTGTGGCAGGGCTAAATCGACGGCAAGGAAGTTGGAGCGCAAGATATGGAATACAGAAATAATAAGGAGAAAAATGGTAGATGGTAGATAAGAGTTCGGGCCGTCCTATTAAACAGATCGCACATTGGCCCAAGCCCATCTAGAATAGAGCCCATGGAGAGCACGCGTGAAACCTCTCATGCCATGTGAATGAAGAAGGTTTTCCTCAACAAAAAAAATGTGAATGAAGAAGGTCTGAAGAATCACAGAAATCACTCGAACGGCGGCGCCTCCCGCCGCCGCTTGCCTCGCCGGTCCATGGCCGCCGCGCCGTCGAGGTGCCTCCTCGTCACTGGCCCGCCGGTAAGCCCGCTGAAACCTCTCAGAACGCTCCTCCTTTCTCCCAACAACCGCCTCACGGCTCCGGCTTCGGGTACTTGCAGGGCATGGGGAAGACAACGCTGGTCATGCGGGTGTTCGAAACCCTCAGAGGCTCTCACCCGAACCTCACCATTCGCGGATTCTACACCCGTACTGTGTTGCCTCGCCCTGTCGAACTCCGGTTCGTTCCACTGTGCAATTGATGACCACGAATTTTACCAGTTTCGGTGTGCTATCTCTGTTTGCAGGAGAGGTGAGAGAGGGCGGAGAAAGGGTAGGATTCGAGGTTGTCACGCTCGACGGCAGAAGTGGGCCCCTTTCCTCATCCAAGGTTTCCAGGTTGCTATTATGCATTTATGCTTGTTCTAAATTCTTATGTCGAGTAGGTATTTGTTTAGCACCGTGCATTTGGGTAGTTGGAATTTTGAAATGTGTCTGTACTATGGAAATTATCTGATACTGTGGATTAGTAGTCTAATTGTTCAAGCCGTCGAGAATGACAGGGGCTACTACATTACTCTGCATACAAGCAAATTACCCAACGTCTAGTTTAAGATTGCTTCCCAGCAATTCCAGTTAAATTCACTGCTCAATTGTAAATGAAGGTCCCTTTCCAACACGCCAACACCAAGAGGTGCCCATGCTCCAATATCCTAAATCTGTCTTTGCTGATGATTGGAATCTGGATAATGGTTCATCTTTTCAGTAGATTTTCAGACTAATTGTATTAGTCTGTGCTCATGTGTAACACTACTTTTCCCTTTAGTTGATACACATCCTATAAGTCCATAAACATTCCATTTTCAGATGAACTTGGAGTTTTCCAGTTCTTGTTGTCATATGCTTCCATCCTTCACATACCAGTTAGTTAATATGCAAAAGATTAATGAAGTGCTGCGTCCACCTATTCTTGCCTCTTTGCCCATCTAATATTTTTTAGCTATCCCAACTCTGCATGGTTGCCATTGCCTATTTCCGCAATGCTACCTTGATATATGTTTGCTGAATTTTTGTAACCTTGATATCCTCACACATACCATTACTTTTTGGTTCTTTTGCAGCTCAGAGTCTGTTAGATGGCCTACCGTTGGGAAATACAAAGTAGATGTAGCATCTTTGGAATCATTAGCATTACCTGAGCTGCAGGTAAGCAGTTGTAAGTTATGAAAGAGCTATGAAATATCAAGGATCACGGGATGTTGCTTGTTAGCTTAAGCATGAATGCATGATAAGGTTTTCAAGTTTGTTCCCGATTGATCACGATGCAGAAGGAAATATACTTCATATTTCTTGTTGAATCAGGTTAAGGAAGAAACAGATCTCTTTATCATTGACGAAGTGGGTAAAATGGAGCTGTTCAGTTCAGCATTTTTCCCTGCTGTAATGAGAATTATTGAATCCAATATACCAGTGTTGGCCACCATACCCATTCCTAGGCATGGCCGGGACATTCCTGGAGGTACCATTTTATCCTATTCTGCAACTTTACAGAGGTTACTGATTAATAATTTTGCTGTTTCGTTCAAAATCATGTATAAAATACCATTTCCTTGATTGCTCGTTAACAGCcaatccattcatatgtatttgAGAACCTGCTTTCGGTACACATTTAAAGCTTGTTGTATTCTACTAGCTATGCTTGCTGCATCCAATAAATTAAACAATATCTCTTGTACTGAAACAAGACTTATATTACGCTGTTCCACACTCCTCTTGAAATGTAGCTGGAAGTTGTGATTACCGTGGCTTGTCACTAGTGCTCTAATTAAATGGTACTACTGTAAAATGCAGTTGCGAGGTTGCGGAATCATCCTGGAGCCGCTGTTTTCACCTTAAATACTGGTAACAGGGATACGATGAGAGATACTATCTACAATCAGTTAAGCAGTTTGTTGCAGAAGAGGTGATCTGCTAACCTCCCTGCATCTCTACGGTCACTGGTTTGTCTGACATAACACGCAAACGATCAAAAGTAGAAGTTTTATTTCAGTATCTATCTCATATATCCTGTAATAGAGCATGCGGTCGAGTCTTCTGGTGCAGTACCTGAAATACCTTTTTTCAAGTTTACCGACCAATGAAAGACAGTCAAATTACTATGTTGCTGTGCTCAAATGGTTAACTCTGAATGGACGATAAGCATGTCATTCAGTTTTTTCTTAGTTATGTCTGTGGTTATTCAATCATGTATTCACATTCAGTGGGCCAAGGTTTTTATTATCACAATAACGCTCGCTTGTATGGATGCATTTTGCATGTAGTGACTCTACAACAGGTATCACATGGTTTGCACAACTAATTTGCTAATAGGCCATTATTGCCTGCGTATTTTGGGCCCATGATGACTCCAGCTTGGTTTGGCAGCCCCATTTTAAGTTAATTATTGCCACTCTCTTTTGTCTGTGGAAGATGACCACATAGCTGAAATGGCAATCAAGTTGGATAGTAATAATGCACATCGTTTTACTACTTGATAGAGGCTTTAGACAAATCTTTAACCAGCACTTATGAGCTGTGACTTCTCCTTTTTACTAGAGTTTATGATCACTATTGTTAACAGTTATTGAACCGTCACTTGTGATAGGTTGCTTAGTGCAAAAGACATCATGCAGTCTTATGGATCACAGCACATTTGATTCCTTTAAGGATATCTAACCCAATACTAAATCCATAAGTATTAAAAATAACGATGAAGTCGGCTAGTGAAAATGAAAGTCAAATTGCTGTATCGTTGGCAGGTATGCACAATGATGAAATTTTCTCATGATGAAACCTATCAAGAAAAGAGTGTAGAAATAGATTAGACTTGTTCATCTCATGATACAATGAACAAAAGAACCACTGCATAGGTGTCAATTTGGTGGACAAAGAAGGTTTTTATCAATTCCGTCTGCATTTCTTCCAGCATTGGATTGGACCACTGCTGCTAAGCCACCTCGTAGTGGGGTAAGCATATCCTAGAAGCAACCAGCAAGCTCACATGACACATGTTCCTGTGGGGGCTATTGATCTGAATGACTGGGAATTTTCACCCAAAGGGGCACAATCTTTCGATTGAGGTGGGCACTGAATTAAAGTGCAGTTGTACTGATCATGGCACCCCCTTTACAACCCACTGAGCCCCAGTTCCCCTTTGAGCCCTAGCGGAAAGGCGCCATAAATGCCAACGCTGAGTTTTGGTAATAGTATTAGCAAATGGCAAGTGAAGTGTGCCCAGGACCATCTGAGCAGAGTTTTTGAGTTTTAAGAACTGAAAACTCCTTTAAACAAGTTGACAATGTTTTGTTGAAGGCAGAAAGTGCAAGGGCAATCTCTCAGGAGATACGGTACTCCATTCTTGTCTAAATATGTAAATGCTTAGGCGTGCAAAATGTATAAATGCCAGAGGGTCAGATTATCCTCTGTGTTACTTGTAAGATGGAGCTGGAAGAAAGGAAGAACTTTTAAATCAAATATGCACGCATGTTTGTTGATCCTGCTTCATAACTGGAAAAAGGTTCCAATCAGTAGGCCTTGAACTGAGTCCGAATAGTGAGTCTCCCTCCGTTCTAAACAGAATGCAATTCTAGCTATAGTGCTTGGTCAACCTATTTTCAGTTTGaacattttttagaaaaaaaaatactatattatTTATTATACTAAGTAGCATCATGGAATATATTTTGATGGTATTTTTCATAAACTTAGacaaatttaaaatagtttgtCTTTGACTAGATCTCAAATTGCATCATTTTTAGGGCGGAGGGAAACAAACAGCTCTCAGCTGACAAGACCACGAGACTCATAAATAGTTGCTCATTTTTGTGCTTGCTGCTTGGTCTGAAAGGTTCATACCGATGAGCTTCCGAGGAACTCATCTTGGGCTTTCATTCTGAACAAGAGGAGGACAGCCTGCCGATGAAAGCCTTGTTTGTATCTAccttaatccacatgtgttggagtgaaataaaataaaacttAGTTTAATTTTACTCAAATCTACTTttacacatgtggattgagataaaTACAGGCAGTGCCGCGGTGTGGGAGTGGAGGGAGGAGGGAGCTGAAAATGCTGGATGGTGGTATTGATTCGACGGCAGCCCCACCATGTGATCTCTTCATGTAGATGTAGGTGAGGGCCGCCGGTTAGCTTGTTTAATCTCCGGACACAAGCATTTTTTTTTCTCCCCCTCATCCAGTGCAATGCAAGCTTAGTTAGTTTAGCGCCGAGGAATGATGATGGCCGATGGCCGTGCATGCACGCACGCCGGCCATTTGATAACACTCTTACTTGCCGGATTTAATTAAGAAGGAAAAGACCGAAAGAGGATTGATCGATCCTCCTACCGAAAGCTTGTGTTGTGCCCCACTTTTATGGCTCTGCGTGCTGAAATATTACATGTCCGGTCCATGTCCTGGAGAGTTCCAACATCAGGCGGTGCGATTGCTCCATGCTTATTGCTTACTGTCAGTGAGCCTCTGCTGTTCATCCATGAACCATTTCAATACATGGATGGCCAGGACTCAGGATGGAACACCAGGGCATTGCGCAAGGAAAGCTTCAAAGCATGCATGGGTCCGTGTAGTACCTGTTGCAGTTGGCAGTTAGGTGAGACATGCAGAGAGGGAGAGAACGCTGTTGTTACATACAAGAACCAATAATACAGTGGCCAGTTCTGTTACTTCTGCAGCAGACAATCATGGTTTGGAACG harbors:
- the LOC136535749 gene encoding uncharacterized protein; its protein translation is MAAAPSRCLLVTGPPGMGKTTLVMRVFETLRGSHPNLTIRGFYTREVREGGERVGFEVVTLDGRSGPLSSSKVSSSESVRWPTVGKYKVDVASLESLALPELQVKEETDLFIIDEVGKMELFSSAFFPAVMRIIESNIPVLATIPIPRHGRDIPGVARLRNHPGAAVFTLNTGNRDTMRDTIYNQLSSLLQKR